From the Mangifera indica cultivar Alphonso chromosome 10, CATAS_Mindica_2.1, whole genome shotgun sequence genome, one window contains:
- the LOC123226862 gene encoding jasmonate-induced oxygenase 4, producing the protein MEAVTRVQSFAESKLPHVPAQYIQPLHDRPTSQNSSLNIPNIDLSAPTNSLRLACREWGAFHVTNHGVNLELLRRMRCLGRSFFEETPMSGKLKYACDPTSAASEGYGSKMLVSKNDTVLDWRDYFDHHTLPISRRNPLKWPESPADYRRTIEEYSDQMNALAKRLLGLISESLGLKRDYFKDLVGEFYQNITVSYYPECPQPELTLGLQSHSDMGVITLLIQDDVGGLQVLKDGEWVTVEPLDDAIVVILSDQTQVITNGEYISAIHRAITNANRARLSVAAFHDPAKTVKISPASELVSESSPCHYQDIFYGDYVSSWYTKGPEGKRNLDALLLNS; encoded by the exons ATGGAAGCAGTGACAAGGGTTCAAAGCTTTGCTGAATCTAAACTACCCCACGTCCCTGCTCAATACATTCAGCCTCTTCACGACCGACCCACCTCTCAAAACTCCTCCCTCAACATTCCCAACATCGATTTATCGGCCCCTACCAATTCCCTGCGCCTTGCCTGCAGAGAGTGGGGCGCATTCCACGTCACCAACCACGGAGTCAATCTCGAACTCCTCCGCCGCATGCGGTGTCTCGGTCGCTCCTTCTTCGAAGAAACCCCCATGTCCGGCAAGCTCAAGTACGCCTGCGACCCCACCTCCGCCGCCTCCGAGGGTTACGGCAGCAAAATGTTAGTCAGCAAAAACGACACCGTCTTAGACTGGAGAGACTACTTTGACCACCACACATTGCCCATATCCCGCCGCAACCCACTTAAGTGGCCGGAGTCTCCGGCCGATTATCGGCGAACGATAGAGGAGTACAGTGACCAAATGAACGCTTTGGCGAAGAGGCTTTTGGGCTTGATTTCGGAAAGTTTAGGGTTGAAAAGAGATTATTTTAAGGATTTGGTGGGTGAATTCTACCAGAATATAACGGTTAGTTATTATCCAGAGTGTCCGCAGCCAGAGCTGACGCTTGGGTTGCAGTCACATTCTGATATGGGCGTTATAACGCTGCTGATTCAAGATGATGTTGGAGGGTTGCAGGTTTTGAAAGATGGAGAGTGGGTGACTGTTGAGCCTTTGGATGATGCCATTGTTGTTATTTTGTCTGATCAAACTCAG GTTATAACCAATGGAGAGTACATAAGTGCCATACATCGGGCCATAACAAATGCCAACAGGGCACGGCTCTCAGTTGCTGCATTTCATGACCCAGCAAAGACTGTGAAAATATCCCCTGCTTCTGAGCTTGTCAGTGAATCTTCTCCTTGCCATTATCAGGACATTTTTTATGGAGACTATGTATCATCTTGGTATACAAAGGGTccagaaggaaaaagaaatctTGATGCACTCTTGCTGAATAGTTAG